The following proteins come from a genomic window of Montipora foliosa isolate CH-2021 chromosome 2, ASM3666993v2, whole genome shotgun sequence:
- the LOC137991644 gene encoding low-density lipoprotein receptor-related protein 6-like: MLPLQKVAFEPPLGLLLWVVILTWTFQGAFGCPEDPSLYFIDQHSINCIDLKTYNYTFHHVNVKTVKTGFTDTGAIDIHHEKGIIFWSDYAQFTINSMDLVTGETRVLIRDDLGEVDGLACEWESELLYWTDYLFERIEVAKIDGSYRKTLFTTEVYNPRGIAVDPKSGYMFWTDWGLTDPKIERAYLSGNHRINIFPLGYSWFYVFFPMSVVIDYDAERIYWMDAYDNYIDSADLDGQNVDTIHYISENIFPADLALYGDNLYWVDWNSQSIQWFNRTRPLLMQNFGHLSDVLLTGVVVSDESRQPVASQMHSPPCRGVNNSGCSHLCLLEPRGYKCACPNGLQLEPKTT, from the exons GTGCCTTTGGCTGTCCGGAGGATCCCAGCTTGTACTTCATTGACCAGCACAGTATCAACTGTATTGACCTGAAGACATACAATTACACCTTCCACCATGTCAATGTTAAGACTGTGAAGACGGGTTTTACAGACACTGGAGCAATAGACATCCACCATGAGAAAGGCATAATATTTTGGAGCGACTACGCCCAATTTACTATCAACAGTATGGATCTTGTTACTGGCGAAACCAGG GTACTTATACGAGATGACCTGGGAGAGGTGGATGGACTGGCCTGTGAATGGGAAAGTGAATTGCTGTACTGGACTGATTACCTGTTTGAGAGGATAGAAGTAGCAAAGATTGACGGAAGTTATAGGAAAACCTTGTTTACGACGGAAGTTTATAACCCTCGAGGAATTGCCGTAGATCCTAAGTCAGG GTACATGTTCTGGACAGACTGGGGCCTAACAGATCCAAAAATAGAGCGAGCCTATTTAAGTGGCAATCATCGAATAAATATATTTCCCTTGGGCTACAGTTGGTTCTATGTGTTCTTCCCTATGAGTGTGGTCATTGACTATGACGCCGAACGCATTTATTGGATGGATGCATATGATAACTACATAGACTCAGCAGACCTTGATGGCCAAAACGTTGACACTATACACTACATCAGTGAAAACATTTTCCCTGCTGATCTTGCCTTATATGGTGACAATCTTTATTGGGTTGACTGGAACAGCCAAAGTATTCAGTGGTTTAACAGAACACGTCCACTGCTGATGCAGAACTTTGGCCATCTCTCGGATGTTCTTTTAACAGGCGTTGTAGTCTCAGATGAGTCAAGACAACCAGTTG CGTCACAGATGCACAGTCCTCCATGCCGTGGTGTAAACAACAGTGGCTGCAGTCATCTGTGTTTATTGGAGCCCAGAGGATACAAATGCGCATGCCCAAATGGTTTACAGCTGGAGCCGAAGACAACATGA